From the uncultured Desulfovibrio sp. genome, one window contains:
- a CDS encoding autotransporter assembly complex family protein, translated as MRRGNVCFGMISTLGELHPRRANSLSVLRAFVVSVLLLCAGGCGLLARAPAEEPQPAPPGLETAWQGNPVPYKVRIKVQDGPDSLAGQMKASSQLVQLAKEPPDSLLALERRARVDTASAQSLLHSQGYYDGLASVQIDKDASPVVVDLVLSPGKRYSLGRADVYYEPEPDIPQFFRNRQREVGFWGLQTEPVPPPSFPAVLPGVAIGKPIAADDLLAAVDSLPESLRRQGYPLAAVADTSYTLDREARKLNADILVRPGPPALMGRIEVRGAKEVNAEYVQRLAPWNVGEEPWDSDMVEDYANKLRGLGLFRSVQVKPLEENLAWGAGRESASVLPLEVTVAEAPFHSVGASARYDTDTGLGVEGMWENRNVFGNGEKFTLTAPLATETQGLKAVFEKPAFMAREQKLLVTGSTLREDTSAYEKIAGSGSGDIERRLSRQWWGSAGLGGESGSIKDNEQDPKGYGFFGPRVGLRRDTRNNILNPSDGSELAVKVKPYTGFYGESFNVMTGVVTASGYYAPFRKDGLPDDKLVLAGRVEAGGLAGAGLRTIPASLRYYTGGAGSVRGYAYQSLGPRDHKDEPLGGRSYQVVNLEARYKITEDVGIVPFLDGGMVYRDELPRIIGDMNWGAGLGLRYYTPIGPVRLDVGFPLQPIDGDPPVQIYVSIGQSF; from the coding sequence ATGCGGCGGGGCAACGTATGCTTCGGCATGATCTCCACCCTTGGCGAACTACACCCCCGGAGGGCGAACAGCCTTTCCGTACTGCGAGCCTTCGTTGTCTCGGTGCTGCTGCTGTGCGCAGGGGGCTGCGGTTTGCTGGCCCGCGCGCCCGCAGAAGAACCGCAGCCAGCGCCGCCGGGGCTGGAAACGGCGTGGCAGGGCAATCCAGTGCCGTATAAGGTGCGCATCAAGGTGCAGGATGGCCCGGATTCTCTGGCAGGGCAGATGAAGGCCTCAAGCCAGCTTGTGCAGCTTGCCAAGGAGCCGCCAGACAGCCTGCTGGCTCTGGAAAGGCGCGCCAGAGTCGACACTGCCAGCGCGCAAAGCCTGCTGCACTCCCAGGGTTATTATGACGGCCTTGCTTCCGTTCAAATAGACAAGGACGCCTCGCCCGTTGTTGTTGACCTCGTTCTTTCGCCAGGCAAGCGCTACAGCCTTGGCCGCGCCGATGTGTATTACGAACCGGAACCCGACATCCCGCAGTTTTTTCGCAACAGGCAGCGAGAAGTGGGCTTTTGGGGGCTGCAAACGGAACCCGTGCCCCCGCCGTCCTTCCCTGCTGTTTTGCCGGGTGTAGCCATTGGCAAGCCCATTGCGGCCGATGACCTGCTCGCGGCGGTGGATTCCCTGCCAGAATCCTTGCGACGGCAGGGCTACCCCCTCGCCGCTGTGGCAGATACCAGCTATACCCTTGACCGCGAGGCCCGCAAGCTCAATGCCGATATCCTGGTGCGCCCCGGCCCGCCAGCGCTCATGGGCCGCATCGAAGTGCGCGGAGCAAAAGAAGTGAATGCCGAATACGTGCAGCGGCTCGCCCCCTGGAATGTTGGTGAGGAGCCGTGGGATTCGGACATGGTGGAAGACTACGCCAACAAGCTGCGCGGTCTGGGCCTGTTCCGCTCGGTGCAGGTTAAACCTCTGGAAGAAAATCTCGCCTGGGGCGCAGGGCGCGAAAGCGCCTCCGTGCTGCCTCTGGAAGTGACCGTGGCGGAAGCCCCCTTCCATTCGGTGGGGGCCAGCGCCCGGTATGATACGGATACGGGCCTCGGTGTGGAAGGCATGTGGGAGAACCGCAATGTCTTTGGCAATGGTGAAAAATTTACGCTCACAGCGCCTCTGGCTACGGAAACACAGGGCCTCAAGGCAGTGTTTGAAAAGCCTGCCTTTATGGCCAGAGAGCAGAAACTGCTTGTTACAGGCTCCACCCTGCGGGAAGATACCAGCGCCTACGAAAAAATTGCGGGCAGCGGTTCCGGCGATATCGAGCGACGGCTTTCGCGCCAGTGGTGGGGCAGCGCTGGCCTTGGGGGCGAAAGCGGCTCCATCAAGGATAACGAGCAGGATCCCAAGGGCTACGGATTTTTTGGGCCACGGGTGGGCCTGCGGCGCGACACGCGCAACAATATCCTCAATCCTTCCGACGGCTCGGAGCTTGCTGTCAAGGTCAAGCCCTACACGGGCTTTTATGGCGAATCTTTCAACGTCATGACAGGCGTTGTTACAGCCAGCGGCTATTACGCCCCCTTCCGCAAGGACGGCCTGCCGGACGACAAGCTTGTGCTTGCAGGCAGGGTCGAGGCCGGGGGGCTTGCGGGCGCCGGTCTGCGCACTATCCCGGCCAGTTTGCGCTACTATACGGGCGGGGCGGGTTCTGTGCGCGGCTATGCCTATCAGTCGCTCGGCCCGCGCGACCACAAGGACGAGCCGCTGGGCGGGCGTTCCTATCAGGTGGTCAATCTTGAGGCGCGCTATAAAATTACCGAAGATGTGGGCATTGTGCCTTTTCTCGATGGCGGCATGGTCTACAGGGACGAGCTGCCGCGCATCATTGGCGACATGAACTGGGGCGCTGGCCTTGGCCTGCGGTACTACACGCCCATCGGCCCTGTGCGGCTGGATGTGGGCTTTCCCTTGCAGCCCATTGACGGCGACCCCCCGGTGCAGATTTACGTCAGCATAGGGCAGTCTTTCTGA
- a CDS encoding DsrE family protein: MNYDLCLHMDSKDPAILRLVLRNAANYIKALPEERFQLVVVANGPAVTQFVKGNEEFRAIAAPLQDQGLRILLCANALADNKIDHADIWPGCDVVPAGLVEIVRLQREGFAYIKP; this comes from the coding sequence ATGAATTACGATCTCTGCCTGCACATGGACAGCAAGGACCCCGCCATTCTGCGCCTTGTTCTTCGTAATGCGGCCAACTATATCAAAGCCCTGCCCGAAGAACGCTTTCAGCTTGTGGTTGTAGCCAACGGCCCCGCCGTCACCCAGTTCGTCAAGGGCAATGAAGAATTCCGCGCCATTGCGGCCCCCTTGCAGGATCAGGGCCTGCGCATTCTGCTGTGCGCCAACGCGCTGGCCGACAACAAGATCGACCATGCCGACATCTGGCCCGGCTGCGATGTTGTGCCCGCTGGTCTTGTGGAAATTGTGCGCCTGCAACGCGAAGGCTTCGCCTACATCAAGCCCTAG